The following proteins come from a genomic window of Persephonella sp.:
- a CDS encoding glycosyl transferase — translation MADFFQNGVITTLQKLGSRSLEELEYELELFAQRRNMVLLLPSLYSEFEGPAMPKIVEELKNIRYLYKIVLSLDRASEEEFRKVKRIMSDIPTQVDVIWHDGPRMQELYNLLREAGFNVDIPGKGRSVWMSLGYILSDIKAYAIALHDCDIVNYSRELPARLFYPVVSPALDFEFAKGYYARVTNKLYGRVTRLFYTPLIRALMKILGYKQFLVYLDSFRYALSGEFSFIRSLARGIRISPTWGLEVSMLSEVYNNTSFNRVCQVEVMETYEHKHQKLKKGTPSEGLVKMASDIAKTLFRVLAHDGFVFSNGFFRTLITTYLQEARYAIEKYNALSLINGLEYDRHSEIEAIEAFVQALKVAEEDFRKDPIGVPLMSAWVRVRAALPDISEKLIQAVKADNEDP, via the coding sequence ATGGCTGACTTTTTTCAAAATGGTGTTATAACCACACTACAGAAATTAGGTAGTAGATCACTTGAAGAACTTGAGTATGAGCTTGAACTTTTTGCCCAGAGAAGAAATATGGTTCTTCTGCTTCCATCTCTCTACTCTGAGTTTGAAGGTCCTGCTATGCCAAAGATCGTAGAAGAACTAAAAAATATAAGATACCTGTATAAAATAGTCCTTTCTTTAGATAGAGCTTCAGAGGAAGAATTTAGAAAGGTAAAAAGAATAATGTCAGACATTCCTACACAGGTTGATGTTATATGGCACGACGGTCCCAGAATGCAAGAGCTTTACAACCTGCTTAGAGAGGCAGGATTTAATGTGGACATTCCAGGAAAAGGAAGGTCTGTATGGATGTCTTTAGGATACATTTTATCGGATATAAAAGCCTATGCCATTGCTCTCCACGACTGTGACATCGTTAACTACTCAAGAGAACTTCCTGCAAGGCTATTTTATCCGGTAGTATCTCCAGCCCTTGATTTTGAATTTGCAAAAGGCTATTACGCCAGAGTAACAAATAAGTTATATGGAAGGGTTACAAGGCTGTTTTACACTCCGCTTATTAGAGCTTTGATGAAAATATTAGGCTACAAACAGTTTTTAGTATATCTTGACAGCTTCAGATATGCACTATCTGGAGAGTTTTCATTCATAAGAAGTCTGGCAAGGGGTATAAGAATATCCCCAACATGGGGACTTGAGGTTTCTATGCTGAGCGAAGTTTACAACAACACATCTTTTAACAGGGTATGCCAGGTTGAGGTTATGGAAACTTATGAACACAAGCACCAGAAACTGAAAAAAGGGACACCTTCTGAAGGTCTTGTTAAGATGGCTTCTGATATTGCAAAAACCCTTTTCAGGGTTCTGGCACATGATGGGTTTGTTTTTTCAAATGGCTTTTTCAGAACACTGATAACAACATACCTTCAGGAAGCAAGATACGCTATAGAAAAATACAATGCCCTATCTCTCATAAACGGTCTTGAGTATGACAGACACAGTGAGATTGAGGCGATTGAGGCTTTTGTTCAGGCATTAAAGGTTGCTGAAGAAGACTTCAGGAAAGACCCTATAGGCGTTCCACTGATGTCTGCATGGGTCAGAGTAAGAGCTGCACTTCCTGACATTTCAGAAAAGTTAATTCAGGCTGTAAAAGCGGATAATGAGGATCCCTAA